One segment of Leuconostoc lactis DNA contains the following:
- a CDS encoding alpha/beta hydrolase, with translation MIKYVNTTINGLTLRGTAYVPEDVIGPVPTVLLFHGFGAVRDEYFCSFVQISRQLAQRGIAAIAFDFSGHGESDGEFIDFTFSNEVYEGTQLVAFVKTLDFVDETRVALLGMSLGSVAASMVAGLVGDAVMGLCLWSPAAVFQDEILENQTLQGKSIATVAEDGYFDFNSMKLGPQFFEDVKTVDIYSTAKQYLGPVKIIHGASDTIAPVSYAQKYVDTYQQPVDLTVVPGADHSWGDVPTRESLFNATLAFFDKLYK, from the coding sequence ATGATTAAGTATGTCAACACCACCATTAATGGGTTAACTTTGCGGGGGACGGCCTATGTGCCAGAGGACGTTATCGGTCCAGTGCCCACAGTGCTGTTATTTCACGGATTTGGCGCAGTACGGGATGAATACTTTTGTTCGTTTGTCCAAATTAGTCGCCAACTCGCACAGCGTGGCATTGCCGCAATTGCCTTTGATTTCTCTGGTCATGGTGAAAGTGATGGCGAATTTATCGACTTCACGTTTAGTAATGAAGTCTATGAAGGCACACAATTAGTGGCGTTTGTGAAGACGTTGGATTTTGTGGATGAGACACGTGTAGCGTTGCTGGGGATGAGTCTAGGCAGTGTTGCGGCTAGTATGGTCGCTGGACTGGTCGGTGATGCTGTGATGGGCTTGTGTCTTTGGTCACCGGCTGCTGTTTTCCAAGATGAGATTTTGGAAAATCAAACCTTGCAAGGTAAGTCTATTGCAACGGTTGCTGAAGATGGTTATTTTGATTTTAATTCGATGAAGTTAGGCCCACAATTCTTTGAGGATGTGAAGACGGTTGACATATACTCAACTGCCAAACAATATCTTGGTCCGGTTAAGATCATCCATGGGGCGTCGGACACGATTGCCCCAGTGAGCTATGCGCAAAAGTACGTTGACACTTATCAACAACCCGTTGATTTAACAGTGGTACCAGGAGCAGATCACAGTTGGGGGGATGTGCCAACTCGGGAATCATTATTTAACGCAACCTTGGCATTCTTTGATAAACTATATAAATAG
- a CDS encoding LacI family DNA-binding transcriptional regulator, translated as MGYTLKDVAERAGVSLTTVSRVINKRGYFSEQTEARIYAAMQALNYQPNSVARSLSGKKTKLIGVILTNTQNPFNAELLEKIEAELFERSYKVIIANSSDNPEKERAYISMLQSNQVDGLITASHNMIIDAYHDLNLPVVSLDRYFGPQIPTISSDNFSGGQMAAQNLIAGGAKRLLVFSGEMHDINPTVDRTNGFMVASQKQGLTPVVQVLPSDATVNFRKMLMHQAITEQQPDGIMATDDATALLVLEVLRTMTLRVPQDVQVIGYDGSAFVLQSFPELSTVVQPIADLAKTLVDVLLTKIDQPERSQERQYMFPVTFHRGTTTK; from the coding sequence TTGGGTTATACGTTAAAAGATGTGGCAGAACGCGCTGGCGTTTCTCTGACAACAGTGTCACGTGTGATTAACAAGCGTGGTTATTTTTCCGAACAAACAGAAGCGCGCATTTATGCGGCGATGCAGGCATTAAATTATCAGCCAAATTCGGTGGCGCGGTCACTGTCAGGGAAAAAAACGAAGCTTATTGGGGTCATTTTAACGAATACACAAAACCCATTTAATGCCGAATTACTGGAAAAAATCGAGGCTGAGTTATTTGAACGGTCTTATAAAGTGATTATTGCTAACAGTTCCGATAATCCTGAAAAAGAGCGTGCTTATATTAGTATGCTCCAATCAAATCAGGTGGATGGCTTGATTACGGCATCGCATAATATGATTATTGATGCTTATCATGACTTGAATTTGCCAGTGGTGTCACTTGACCGGTACTTTGGACCGCAAATTCCGACCATCAGTTCGGATAACTTCTCTGGCGGTCAAATGGCTGCCCAAAACCTAATTGCAGGTGGCGCTAAGCGGTTGCTTGTCTTTTCGGGTGAAATGCACGATATTAACCCAACGGTTGACCGTACTAATGGGTTCATGGTCGCAAGTCAAAAACAAGGCCTGACGCCAGTTGTCCAAGTGCTACCTAGTGATGCCACGGTGAATTTCCGGAAAATGTTAATGCATCAAGCCATTACCGAACAGCAACCAGATGGCATTATGGCCACCGATGACGCGACAGCGCTGTTAGTGCTTGAAGTATTGCGCACGATGACTTTACGTGTGCCACAAGATGTCCAAGTCATCGGGTATGATGGGAGTGCGTTTGTTTTACAAAGTTTTCCAGAACTATCAACGGTGGTGCAACCAATTGCCGATTTGGCCAAAACGTTAGTTGATGTGCTGCTCACTAAAATTGACCAACCAGAACGCTCGCAAGAGCGACAATATATGTTCCCGGTCACTTTTCATCGCGGGACGACGACGAAATAA